In one Merismopedia glauca CCAP 1448/3 genomic region, the following are encoded:
- the atpD gene encoding F0F1 ATP synthase subunit beta, with product MVTTTDKKNIGRITLIIGPVVNVEFANGKMPQIYNALKIEGENQAGQNVSVTCEVQQLLGDNQVRAISMSSTDGLVRGMEVVDTGAPISVPVGAATLGRIFNVLGEPVDNKGPVNAQETFPIHRPAPKLTDLETKPSVFETGIKVVDLLTPYRRGGKIGLFGGAGVGKTVIMMELINNIATNHGGVSVFGGVGERTREGNDLYNEMIESGVINKDNPGESKIALVYGQMNEPPGARMRVGLSALTMAEYFRDVNKQDVLLFIDNIFRFVQAGSEVSALLGRMPSAVGYQPTLGTDVGELQERITSTHDGSITSIQAVYVPADDLTDPAPATTFAHLDGTTVLSRGLASKGIYPAVDPLDSTSTMLQPNVVGEDHYQVARQVQSTLQRYKELQDIIAILGLDELSEDDRLIVARARKVERFLSQPFFVAEVFTGSPGKYVKLDDTIKGFKMILSGELDALPEQAFYMVGDISEAIAKADKLKG from the coding sequence ATGGTCACTACCACAGACAAGAAAAATATCGGTCGGATTACCCTAATTATTGGTCCTGTTGTCAACGTTGAGTTTGCCAATGGGAAAATGCCCCAAATCTACAACGCTTTAAAGATTGAAGGCGAAAATCAAGCTGGACAAAATGTCTCAGTTACCTGCGAAGTGCAACAGCTACTAGGCGATAACCAGGTGAGAGCCATTTCCATGAGTTCTACCGACGGATTGGTTCGCGGTATGGAAGTGGTTGACACTGGCGCTCCTATCAGCGTTCCTGTTGGTGCTGCTACCTTGGGACGCATCTTCAACGTTCTGGGAGAACCCGTAGATAACAAAGGTCCCGTTAACGCCCAAGAAACCTTCCCCATCCACCGTCCCGCACCCAAGTTAACTGACTTGGAAACCAAACCTTCTGTGTTTGAAACTGGGATTAAAGTGGTCGATTTATTAACACCATATCGTCGTGGTGGCAAAATTGGTCTATTCGGCGGTGCTGGTGTTGGTAAAACCGTCATTATGATGGAATTGATCAACAACATTGCTACCAATCATGGTGGTGTGTCTGTATTCGGTGGCGTAGGGGAACGTACCCGCGAAGGAAATGACCTCTACAATGAAATGATTGAATCTGGGGTAATTAACAAAGATAACCCAGGAGAATCGAAAATTGCTCTGGTATACGGTCAAATGAACGAACCACCAGGAGCAAGAATGCGGGTGGGCTTATCGGCTTTGACGATGGCTGAATACTTCCGCGATGTCAACAAACAAGACGTGTTGCTATTTATTGACAACATCTTCCGCTTTGTCCAAGCTGGTTCTGAAGTATCAGCGCTTTTAGGTCGGATGCCTTCGGCGGTGGGATATCAGCCTACTTTGGGTACTGATGTGGGTGAATTGCAAGAGCGAATCACTTCAACTCATGACGGTTCTATTACCTCCATTCAAGCAGTATACGTACCTGCTGACGACTTAACCGATCCTGCACCAGCAACTACCTTCGCTCACCTAGATGGAACCACTGTATTATCCCGTGGTTTGGCTTCTAAAGGGATTTATCCAGCAGTAGATCCATTAGATTCTACTTCTACTATGTTGCAACCCAACGTGGTGGGTGAAGATCACTATCAAGTAGCTCGTCAGGTACAATCTACCCTACAACGCTACAAAGAATTACAAGACATCATTGCCATTTTGGGCTTAGATGAACTCTCTGAAGACGATCGCCTGATTGTAGCGCGCGCTCGGAAGGTAGAACGTTTCTTATCTCAACCATTCTTCGTCGCTGAAGTTTTTACGGGTTCTCCTGGTAAGTATGTCAAACTTGATGACACCATCAAGGGCTTCAAAATGATTCTTTCTGGCGAACTAGATGCTTTACCAGAACAAGCCTTCTACATGGTAGGCGATATCAGCGAAGCTATAGCCAAAGCCGACAAACTCAAAGGCTAG
- the atpC gene encoding ATP synthase F1 subunit epsilon — protein sequence MTLTVRVIAPDKTVWDASADEVILPSTTGQLGILTGHAPLLTALDTGVMRVRANKDKDWVAIALMGGFAEVENNEVTILVNAGERGDSINLEEARTTYSQAETKFSQMQAGTKQEQIQATQALKRARARFQAAGGMIQA from the coding sequence ATGACATTAACTGTGCGTGTAATTGCCCCAGATAAGACCGTCTGGGATGCTTCAGCCGATGAAGTGATTTTACCTAGCACGACTGGTCAACTCGGTATCCTTACAGGTCATGCTCCTCTGCTGACAGCGTTGGATACAGGGGTGATGCGGGTGCGTGCTAATAAAGATAAAGACTGGGTAGCGATCGCCTTAATGGGTGGCTTTGCTGAAGTTGAAAATAACGAAGTCACCATTTTGGTTAATGCTGGAGAACGGGGTGACTCCATTAACTTAGAAGAAGCCCGCACTACTTACAGCCAAGCTGAAACTAAATTCAGTCAGATGCAAGCTGGTACTAAGCAAGAACAAATCCAAGCTACTCAGGCATTAAAACGTGCCCGCGCTAGGTTTCAAGCTGCTGGCGGGATGATACAAGCTTAG
- a CDS encoding protein kinase domain-containing protein — translation MTMIGQTLDGRYKIIELLGQGGFGQTYIAENTRIPGHPRCVVKHLKPSSNDPNLFVTVKRLFDSEAEMLSRLGNHDRIPRIIDFFDENQEFYLVQELIEGHPLSKELTLGKRLSESYVIALLKDLLPVLEFIHQQNVIHRDIKPDNIIRRKQDGKLVLIDFGAVKELQGLNTAVAGSTVAIGTPGYMSTEQGRGKPRPSSDIYALGIICIQALTGRSPLELTEDPDTGEVLWQGFATVSPGLAAIINQMVRYHFKDRYQSATEVLQALQQLENPLPPTQPISAHPPPVNPQGYTPTIPVSPPPLNHQGYHQAIPVNPPPVNPQGHQQTIPVPINPLPTRRKSPLIAVLGILGVGAIAAAAYFILPKIFTGGGGNNLNENPNNSDFQQQLLTENCRIISPSQNKTKARLRENPERNSDDLKSLTKGDKVVFISEQDAFIQVKTEDNTTGWIFRSEIQSCNSSVVSDRSPEVIPSTTESPSPEPTPSPETTTSLTKKEAVDVVSNWLNSKPQVFGQSYDVSPINEYTTGSYYQDNLDSLEKQKRTGEYYEFGTPVIEDVGEFSVSGDRATIVLTITEQTILYRDGKEPLIRRPSSTRRWDLSYVDGKWKIANNPKV, via the coding sequence ATGACCATGATCGGTCAAACTTTAGACGGACGCTATAAAATAATTGAATTGCTTGGTCAAGGAGGGTTTGGGCAAACTTATATTGCTGAAAACACCCGCATCCCAGGTCATCCTAGATGTGTAGTCAAACATCTTAAACCTAGTAGCAACGATCCAAATTTGTTCGTCACTGTCAAGCGACTATTTGACAGTGAAGCAGAAATGCTATCGAGGTTAGGAAATCACGATCGCATTCCCAGAATTATCGATTTCTTTGATGAAAACCAAGAGTTCTACTTAGTTCAAGAGTTAATAGAAGGACATCCTTTAAGCAAGGAGTTAACATTAGGAAAAAGGCTGAGTGAATCTTATGTAATTGCCCTACTAAAAGACTTACTGCCAGTTTTAGAATTTATCCATCAACAAAATGTGATTCATCGGGATATTAAACCCGATAATATCATTAGACGCAAACAAGACGGCAAGTTAGTTTTAATTGATTTTGGAGCAGTTAAGGAATTACAGGGTTTAAACACCGCAGTTGCTGGTTCCACAGTTGCTATTGGTACTCCTGGGTATATGTCTACCGAACAAGGGCGAGGGAAACCCCGTCCTAGCAGCGATATTTACGCTTTGGGAATCATCTGCATTCAAGCTTTGACAGGGCGATCGCCTCTAGAATTAACAGAAGATCCAGATACAGGAGAAGTACTTTGGCAGGGTTTTGCCACTGTCAGTCCTGGATTAGCGGCAATCATCAACCAAATGGTGCGCTATCACTTCAAAGATCGCTATCAATCCGCCACAGAAGTCTTACAAGCCCTCCAACAGCTTGAAAATCCTCTTCCTCCGACACAACCTATTTCAGCCCATCCACCGCCAGTTAACCCTCAAGGGTATACGCCAACTATACCAGTCAGCCCACCACCATTGAATCATCAGGGGTATCACCAAGCCATACCAGTCAATCCACCACCAGTTAATCCCCAAGGGCATCAACAAACCATACCTGTTCCCATAAATCCGCTACCAACTAGACGAAAATCACCTCTAATAGCAGTTTTAGGAATCTTGGGGGTAGGGGCGATCGCTGCTGCTGCCTATTTCATTTTGCCTAAGATTTTTACAGGTGGTGGAGGGAATAATCTAAACGAGAATCCTAATAATAGCGACTTTCAGCAGCAATTACTGACAGAAAACTGTCGTATTATTTCCCCAAGTCAAAATAAAACTAAAGCCAGATTAAGAGAAAATCCAGAGAGAAATTCGGACGATCTGAAATCCTTAACGAAAGGAGATAAAGTAGTTTTTATCAGCGAACAAGATGCCTTTATTCAAGTAAAAACTGAAGATAATACTACAGGATGGATCTTTCGTTCAGAAATTCAATCTTGTAATTCATCTGTAGTTAGCGATCGAAGTCCTGAAGTTATTCCTAGTACTACTGAATCACCATCACCAGAACCTACACCTAGTCCCGAAACAACGACAAGTTTAACCAAAAAAGAAGCCGTAGATGTAGTTAGTAATTGGCTTAATAGCAAACCTCAAGTTTTTGGTCAATCTTATGATGTGTCGCCAATTAATGAGTATACAACTGGGAGTTATTATCAAGATAATTTAGATAGTTTAGAGAAACAAAAGCGAACTGGGGAATATTACGAGTTTGGGACACCTGTGATTGAGGACGTGGGAGAATTTTCAGTGTCTGGCGATCGCGCTACCATTGTATTAACTATCACCGAACAAACGATACTTTATCGTGATGGTAAAGAACCACTCATCCGCAGACCTAGTAGTACTCGTCGTTGGGATTTAAGCTATGTTGATGGTAAGTGGAAAATTGCCAATAATCCTAAAGTTTAA
- the aroB gene encoding 3-dehydroquinate synthase: MPSAIAVDLPSGSYQIQIAPGNLDALGSQAANLGLGKKCLVVSNPLIFKHYGERVLNSLSQSGFQVQSCLLPAGERYKTANSIQKIYDVALENRLERSSTLVALGGGVIGDMTGFAAATWLRGINFIQVPTSLLAMVDASIGGKTGINHPQGKNLIGAFYQPHLVLIDPQVLKTLPAREFRAGMAEVIKYGVIWDLDLFNQLEACPRIEQLRYVSEELLAEILQRSCQAKADVVSQDEKEAGLRAILNYGHTIGHAVESLTGYRVVNHGEAVGIGMVAAGAIALALDLWDKESLERQNVLIKKTALPTKLPKGIEIEAIVDSLQTDKKVKDGKVRFILPTAIGKVEITDKVPAEVIREVLGEMRSH; encoded by the coding sequence ATGCCATCAGCGATCGCCGTAGACTTACCTTCTGGGTCTTATCAAATTCAAATTGCGCCAGGAAATTTAGACGCTTTAGGTAGTCAAGCTGCCAATTTAGGTTTAGGGAAAAAGTGTCTGGTTGTCTCTAATCCACTGATTTTTAAGCATTATGGAGAGAGGGTTTTAAACTCGTTATCTCAATCTGGATTTCAGGTGCAAAGTTGTCTCCTCCCTGCTGGAGAACGCTACAAAACTGCTAATTCAATCCAAAAAATTTATGATGTTGCCTTAGAAAATCGCCTAGAGAGGTCTTCTACCTTAGTCGCCTTGGGTGGGGGTGTTATTGGCGATATGACGGGCTTCGCGGCGGCTACATGGCTGCGAGGAATTAATTTTATTCAAGTCCCCACCAGCCTCTTGGCGATGGTAGATGCATCAATTGGGGGCAAAACTGGGATTAATCATCCCCAAGGCAAGAATTTAATCGGCGCTTTCTATCAACCCCATTTAGTTTTAATCGATCCCCAGGTGTTAAAAACCTTGCCAGCTAGAGAATTTCGCGCTGGAATGGCAGAAGTGATTAAATATGGGGTAATTTGGGATTTAGATTTATTTAATCAGCTAGAAGCTTGTCCTAGAATTGAGCAACTGCGTTATGTATCTGAAGAGTTATTGGCAGAGATTTTGCAAAGATCTTGCCAAGCCAAAGCAGATGTGGTGTCTCAAGATGAGAAAGAAGCTGGACTCAGGGCTATACTGAACTACGGTCATACCATCGGTCATGCGGTTGAAAGCTTAACTGGTTACCGCGTGGTTAATCATGGGGAAGCAGTGGGAATTGGGATGGTAGCTGCTGGTGCGATCGCTTTAGCCTTAGATTTATGGGATAAAGAATCTTTAGAGAGGCAAAATGTCTTAATTAAGAAAACTGCTTTACCCACAAAACTACCCAAAGGAATTGAGATTGAAGCGATCGTTGATAGTCTGCAAACTGATAAGAAAGTTAAAGATGGGAAAGTCAGGTTTATTTTACCAACTGCGATTGGTAAAGTAGAAATTACAGACAAAGTTCCCGCAGAAGTGATTCGGGAAGTATTAGGGGAAATGCGATCGCATTAA
- the petL gene encoding cytochrome b6-f complex subunit PetL, giving the protein MGAVVAYFVMLGLAIGVAVTLLFGLRAIKLI; this is encoded by the coding sequence ATGGGTGCAGTAGTTGCTTATTTTGTCATGTTGGGTCTAGCTATTGGTGTGGCAGTTACCTTACTGTTCGGTCTTAGAGCTATCAAGTTAATCTAG
- a CDS encoding carbon-nitrogen hydrolase family protein produces the protein MKSYLAAAVQMTSLPDIEKNLTQAEELIELAVRRGAELVGLPENFPFLGTEEEKIAVADKIGQASEKFLKTMAQRFQVTLLGGGFPVSVGNGKVANTASLVSPNGIELARYQKVHLFDVNLPDGNTYQESRTVMAGNELPVIYKSGDFGNLGLSVCYDVRFPELYRHLSRQGADVMFIPAAFTAFTGKDHWQVLLQARAIENTCYVIAPAQTGRHYGMRYTHGHAMIIDPWGTILADAGDTPGVAIAEIDPTRLEQVRRQMPSLQHRVFA, from the coding sequence ATGAAATCATACCTTGCTGCCGCCGTTCAGATGACCAGCTTGCCTGATATTGAGAAAAATCTCACCCAAGCAGAGGAGTTAATAGAACTAGCGGTGCGTCGGGGTGCAGAATTAGTAGGTCTGCCCGAAAATTTTCCTTTTTTAGGCACAGAAGAGGAAAAGATTGCCGTAGCTGATAAGATAGGTCAAGCCAGCGAAAAGTTCCTCAAAACGATGGCTCAAAGATTTCAGGTAACCCTATTAGGTGGGGGATTTCCTGTATCTGTTGGGAATGGGAAAGTTGCCAATACAGCTTCTTTGGTTTCTCCCAACGGTATAGAATTAGCTCGTTACCAAAAGGTGCATTTATTTGATGTAAATTTGCCAGATGGTAACACTTATCAAGAATCTCGCACTGTGATGGCGGGTAACGAGTTACCAGTTATTTATAAGTCTGGAGATTTTGGGAATTTAGGCTTGTCAGTTTGCTACGATGTGCGCTTCCCCGAATTGTATCGTCATCTGTCTCGTCAAGGGGCAGATGTGATGTTTATCCCTGCCGCTTTCACGGCTTTTACAGGTAAAGATCATTGGCAAGTCTTGCTCCAAGCTAGGGCAATTGAAAATACTTGCTATGTCATCGCTCCTGCCCAAACAGGCAGACATTATGGGATGCGCTATACTCATGGTCACGCTATGATTATTGACCCCTGGGGGACGATTTTAGCTGATGCTGGGGACACCCCTGGAGTGGCTATAGCTGAAATCGATCCGACTCGTTTAGAGCAAGTCCGCAGACAGATGCCTTCTTTACAGCATCGAGTTTTTGCTTGA
- a CDS encoding pentapeptide repeat-containing protein produces the protein MKFITTEAFGKRGETGEKQVWEAVKRVFTPRECVVYWRYPIFSQVGKARQEPDILIVDRELGLIVIEVKSISIEQIINIVGHCWQVQNFYTQTIRPYEQAENQLFSLLEFSDREPSLHRQVTARALVALPQITQIKWQKRSLDRLPSCPSILFLEHLNTSDLLLKQIQETTPLINGKILKREQWKLLLTRLGGAPIFQKSAKNSRGATPDTLTISPPPVGSRGWAILEAKKQPLLLNPLTETNFKQIPPGCQRIRGMAGSGKTTLLCQKAAYMHLEHPEWDIALVFFSRSLYQKILGQLDFWLYHLSDGEVEYTPHHPKLKVVHAWGGKNQAGLYSTICQAARIDPLKVDRNQQRQPQEDLALACRDLLKNNQIKQIFDVIFIDEAQELLVKDELKFDNQQPFYALAYQALRPVNPQEPERKRLIWADDVMQSWEIGKTATASELFGDRYGQLVSGTYDEGIRKTLFLHHSHRTPEPIIVAAQAIAMGLARSQGSISGMIHPQDWMAIGYQIQGNFLQRLPPASPHPILELSKSLPSTTLKEPLLEFTTYITRQSELTALAANIFHNIHQEGIKPSQQILVIILGSYFEAAKLETEVANFLISQGIDIFIPGTNNRNILQPEPQQRDPNKFWYSGAITISRIRRAKGNEADIVYVVGCDLIARQESALRLRHQLFIALTRTRGWVKLSGIGENRFYKEIGEVIASQGKYPVPQHPLKHYFTATETGEILQRYAAGDRNFAGVDLRGMQLAGVNLSGANLIGAMFNSADLSNSQLDGAKLVIADLTAANLTGASLKKAKLVGAILHQANLTDADLSYADLTDVDLQDVDLSLCSHCAGSKLSRI, from the coding sequence ATGAAGTTCATTACGACAGAGGCTTTTGGTAAGAGAGGAGAAACTGGCGAAAAGCAGGTTTGGGAAGCAGTAAAGCGAGTTTTTACCCCTAGAGAATGTGTGGTTTACTGGCGATATCCAATATTTTCTCAAGTAGGAAAAGCTAGACAAGAACCTGATATTTTGATTGTAGATCGAGAATTAGGGTTAATAGTTATTGAAGTTAAGTCAATTTCAATTGAACAAATCATTAATATTGTCGGTCATTGTTGGCAAGTTCAAAACTTTTATACTCAAACTATTAGACCTTACGAACAAGCAGAAAATCAATTATTTTCATTACTAGAATTTAGCGATCGCGAACCTAGTTTACATCGCCAGGTTACAGCTAGAGCTTTGGTTGCCCTACCTCAAATCACCCAAATAAAATGGCAGAAACGCAGTCTAGATCGACTTCCTAGTTGTCCATCAATCCTGTTTTTAGAACATTTAAATACATCCGATCTTTTATTAAAACAAATCCAAGAAACAACTCCTTTAATTAATGGGAAAATTCTCAAACGAGAACAGTGGAAACTGTTATTAACTAGATTGGGTGGTGCGCCGATTTTCCAGAAATCTGCCAAAAACAGTAGGGGTGCAACGCCTGACACTCTTACTATATCACCGCCACCTGTAGGAAGTCGCGGTTGGGCGATTTTGGAAGCGAAAAAACAACCATTACTTCTGAATCCACTAACTGAAACCAACTTTAAACAGATTCCGCCTGGATGTCAACGAATTCGCGGGATGGCTGGATCGGGCAAAACCACTCTTTTGTGCCAGAAAGCAGCATATATGCACCTAGAACATCCAGAATGGGATATAGCTTTGGTATTTTTCAGCCGCAGTCTCTATCAGAAGATTTTAGGGCAATTAGATTTCTGGTTGTATCATTTGAGTGATGGAGAAGTGGAATATACACCCCATCATCCCAAACTGAAGGTTGTACACGCTTGGGGTGGAAAAAATCAAGCAGGATTGTATAGTACGATTTGCCAAGCAGCTAGGATCGATCCCTTAAAAGTAGATCGCAATCAGCAAAGGCAGCCACAAGAAGATTTAGCTTTAGCTTGTCGAGATTTACTGAAAAATAACCAAATCAAACAGATTTTCGATGTTATTTTCATTGATGAAGCCCAAGAATTATTAGTCAAAGATGAACTCAAATTTGATAACCAACAGCCATTTTACGCTCTAGCTTACCAAGCCTTACGACCTGTAAACCCTCAAGAACCAGAACGAAAACGGTTGATTTGGGCTGATGATGTCATGCAAAGCTGGGAAATTGGGAAAACCGCGACTGCTAGCGAGTTATTTGGCGATCGCTACGGACAATTAGTCAGTGGAACCTATGATGAAGGTATTAGAAAAACCCTGTTTTTGCACCACAGCCATCGTACCCCTGAGCCAATTATAGTAGCCGCTCAAGCGATCGCAATGGGTTTAGCTCGATCTCAAGGATCAATTTCTGGGATGATTCACCCCCAAGATTGGATGGCTATAGGCTATCAAATTCAAGGAAATTTCTTACAAAGATTACCTCCTGCATCTCCACATCCAATTTTGGAGTTATCAAAATCGCTTCCTTCGACTACGCTTAAAGAGCCATTACTAGAATTTACGACTTATATCACCCGCCAATCCGAATTAACCGCATTAGCTGCGAATATTTTCCATAATATCCATCAAGAAGGAATTAAACCCAGTCAGCAAATTTTAGTTATTATTTTAGGTTCCTACTTTGAAGCTGCCAAACTAGAAACTGAGGTAGCAAACTTCCTCATTTCTCAAGGAATAGATATATTTATTCCTGGAACCAATAACCGCAATATTCTGCAACCAGAACCCCAACAACGAGATCCGAACAAGTTTTGGTATTCTGGAGCAATTACCATATCTCGGATTCGGCGAGCTAAAGGGAACGAAGCAGATATAGTGTATGTAGTAGGGTGCGATCTTATTGCTCGACAAGAATCTGCCCTCCGTCTGCGCCATCAGCTATTCATCGCTTTAACTAGAACTAGAGGATGGGTAAAACTCAGTGGAATTGGTGAAAATCGATTTTATAAAGAGATTGGGGAAGTCATTGCTAGTCAAGGCAAATATCCTGTTCCTCAGCATCCTCTCAAACACTATTTTACTGCAACTGAAACTGGCGAAATTCTCCAACGTTACGCCGCAGGAGACAGAAACTTCGCTGGGGTAGATTTAAGAGGAATGCAACTAGCAGGAGTTAACTTGTCAGGTGCTAACCTAATAGGAGCGATGTTCAACAGTGCAGATCTGAGTAATAGTCAACTTGATGGCGCTAAATTGGTTATTGCAGACTTAACCGCCGCTAATTTAACTGGTGCTAGCCTCAAGAAAGCCAAATTGGTGGGAGCCATATTACACCAAGCTAACCTAACTGATGCAGATCTTAGCTATGCCGATCTAACTGATGTTGATTTGCAGGATGTGGATCTATCCCTTTGCTCTCACTGTGCGGGAAGTAAGCTGTCACGCATTTAA
- the devC gene encoding ABC transporter permease DevC, with amino-acid sequence MIKTPLAWLQLSRSKSRLLVALAGISFADILMFMQLGFREALFESAVTPHRAMDGDIFLISTQSTALIAMKTFSRRRLYQTLAFDGVASVSPVYLNFGLWKNHVKRNTRGIMVVGFNPGDRVFNTPEINQNLDQIKLPDVVLFDSESREQFGPVGEDFKLGKTISTEVASRRVKVGGIFKMGASFGADGTIVTSDLNFLRIFNRSDPGLIDIGIVKLKPGADVQIVTKNLRDNLPKDVRVFSHEEFMDFEKLYWQEGTAIGFIFTLGTAMGFIVGIVIVYQILSTDVADHLPEYATLKAMGYKQIFLLNIVLQEALILSVLGFIPGTGISILLYGLTKNATSLPIIMTVARATQVLTLTIIMCLISGALAVRKLGAADPADIF; translated from the coding sequence ATGATCAAAACACCCTTAGCTTGGTTACAACTTTCTCGCAGCAAAAGCAGACTTCTCGTAGCACTAGCAGGTATATCTTTTGCTGATATTTTAATGTTTATGCAATTGGGATTTCGAGAGGCTTTGTTTGAAAGTGCAGTCACTCCCCATAGAGCTATGGATGGTGACATTTTTTTAATCAGCACTCAATCTACAGCTTTAATTGCCATGAAAACTTTTTCGCGGCGGCGTTTGTATCAAACTTTAGCATTTGATGGTGTAGCTTCAGTTAGTCCTGTATATCTCAATTTTGGGCTTTGGAAAAATCATGTAAAACGGAATACTCGTGGCATCATGGTAGTCGGATTTAATCCAGGCGATCGCGTTTTTAATACCCCAGAAATTAATCAAAATCTAGACCAAATAAAACTCCCAGATGTCGTCTTATTTGACTCAGAATCTCGCGAACAATTTGGACCAGTAGGTGAAGATTTTAAACTAGGTAAAACCATAAGCACTGAAGTAGCTAGTCGTCGAGTTAAAGTCGGGGGAATCTTTAAAATGGGCGCTTCTTTTGGCGCAGATGGCACAATAGTCACTAGCGATCTTAATTTTCTAAGAATTTTTAATCGCTCCGATCCAGGATTAATTGATATTGGCATAGTCAAACTTAAACCAGGGGCAGATGTACAGATAGTCACCAAGAATTTGAGAGATAACTTACCTAAAGATGTGAGGGTATTTTCTCATGAAGAATTCATGGATTTTGAAAAGCTATATTGGCAAGAGGGAACAGCAATTGGGTTTATTTTTACTCTCGGAACTGCAATGGGATTTATTGTCGGAATCGTCATCGTCTATCAAATTTTATCTACTGATGTAGCGGATCACTTACCCGAATATGCCACTCTCAAAGCGATGGGTTATAAACAAATTTTTCTCCTCAATATTGTTCTTCAAGAAGCTTTAATTTTGTCTGTTTTAGGGTTTATTCCTGGAACTGGAATTTCTATATTGCTCTATGGTTTAACTAAAAATGCTACCAGTTTACCAATTATTATGACTGTAGCTAGAGCTACACAAGTCCTAACTTTAACCATTATCATGTGCTTAATATCAGGTGCTTTAGCTGTGAGAAAACTAGGAGCCGCCGATCCAGCCGATATCTTCTAA
- a CDS encoding DevA family ABC transporter ATP-binding protein produces MNIVQEHPVIKIEDLNHYFGSGNLSKQVLYNINLQLEKGEIVIMTGPSGSGKTTLLTLIGALRSPQSGSLKILNQELLGASKDRQVQVRRDIGYIFQAHNLLKFLTAKQNVQMSLELHPEIPAKEVSQRAIAMLEAVGLSDHINYYPEKLSGGQKQRVAIARALASHPKLVLADEPTAALDSKSGRDVVEIMQKLAKEQGCTILIVTHDNRILDIADRLIHMEDGSLVLNQSQDKVSVLSN; encoded by the coding sequence ATGAATATAGTTCAAGAACACCCCGTAATTAAAATTGAAGACTTAAATCACTATTTTGGTTCTGGCAATCTTAGCAAACAGGTTTTATATAATATTAATTTGCAGCTAGAAAAAGGAGAAATTGTCATTATGACAGGCCCTTCTGGTTCGGGAAAAACTACTTTATTAACATTAATAGGAGCTTTAAGATCGCCCCAATCAGGTAGTTTAAAAATCTTAAACCAAGAACTTTTAGGAGCTAGTAAAGATCGACAAGTTCAGGTAAGAAGAGATATTGGTTATATCTTTCAAGCACATAACTTATTGAAGTTTCTTACGGCTAAACAAAACGTGCAAATGTCTTTAGAATTACATCCAGAAATTCCGGCTAAAGAAGTTTCTCAGCGCGCCATAGCCATGTTAGAAGCAGTTGGTTTGAGCGACCATATTAACTATTATCCAGAAAAACTATCTGGAGGACAAAAACAAAGAGTTGCTATAGCTAGAGCCTTGGCTAGTCACCCGAAGTTAGTTTTAGCAGATGAACCTACCGCAGCTTTAGATAGTAAATCTGGTCGCGATGTGGTTGAAATAATGCAAAAGTTAGCAAAAGAGCAAGGTTGTACCATCTTGATCGTAACTCACGATAATCGAATTCTTGATATTGCCGATCGCTTAATTCATATGGAAGATGGCAGTCTAGTTTTAAATCAATCTCAAGATAAAGTTTCCGTGTTAAGTAATTAA